The following proteins are encoded in a genomic region of Arcobacter cloacae:
- a CDS encoding molybdopterin-dependent oxidoreductase: protein MNSNNKVACPLDCYDACQAEKLQDGTIKGSKEHKTTDGKLCVKFANLLKEEKLEKSYFQNEEISLETGLSILVDKLKNTTPSKTLFYKGSGNLGVMQSAPKKFFSLYGSSLTRGSLCDGGGGVGIEQGRQNVVNPPLEKLINADVIVVWGRNFSVTSPHLYNLVKDKTFVTIDPICTPIAKKSKIHMQINPKTDYELALLFTRFVNMQDLEDKDFIEEYGNNADWFFDITRNRPVVSYEATTGVPLSQVNDFIDLIENKSVAFVIGLGVQKYFEGASIMRCIDSFAAYIGVHKKDAGGVWYLSNSSYGYEKQFEVKGTNKKVSIPKIDFNSYELVFIQGANPVISHPNTKKVIEGLKNPFVVYFGTTYNDTCEYADLIIPSSSFLSKKDVRLSYGHELKAISEVVEEKNPQTISEYELTNYLLEKFSFEKLKDEDEIISYYINHKPKVEEFETFEFLDELDIEPLYKEKTSENFYLITAKNKNSLNSQFANDDFVYLHSSSNFKEEDEVLISSKYGSAKFIVKIDDNIKDNCAFFYAGNKNVNYLTPNDEDESSFSAMYQEVLVEIELS from the coding sequence TTGAATTCAAATAATAAAGTAGCTTGTCCTTTAGATTGTTATGATGCTTGTCAAGCAGAAAAATTACAAGATGGCACAATAAAAGGTTCAAAAGAGCATAAAACAACAGATGGCAAACTTTGTGTAAAGTTTGCCAATTTATTAAAAGAAGAGAAATTAGAAAAATCATATTTTCAAAATGAAGAGATAAGTTTAGAAACAGGTTTATCTATTTTAGTAGATAAATTAAAAAATACTACTCCTTCAAAAACGCTATTTTATAAAGGTAGTGGAAATCTAGGAGTCATGCAAAGCGCACCCAAAAAGTTTTTTAGTTTATATGGTTCTTCTTTGACAAGAGGTAGTTTGTGTGATGGAGGTGGTGGAGTTGGAATTGAGCAAGGAAGACAAAATGTAGTTAATCCACCTTTAGAAAAATTAATAAATGCAGATGTTATTGTAGTTTGGGGTAGAAATTTTAGTGTTACTTCTCCTCATTTATATAATCTTGTAAAAGATAAAACATTTGTAACAATAGATCCAATATGTACGCCAATTGCTAAAAAATCTAAAATTCATATGCAAATAAATCCGAAGACAGATTATGAATTAGCTTTATTATTTACAAGATTTGTTAATATGCAAGATTTAGAAGATAAAGATTTTATAGAAGAGTATGGAAATAACGCTGATTGGTTTTTTGATATAACAAGAAATAGACCAGTTGTTTCTTATGAAGCAACAACAGGAGTTCCTTTATCGCAAGTTAATGACTTTATAGATTTGATTGAAAATAAAAGTGTAGCATTTGTTATTGGACTTGGTGTTCAAAAATATTTTGAAGGTGCTTCAATTATGAGATGTATAGACTCTTTTGCCGCATATATAGGAGTTCATAAAAAAGATGCAGGTGGAGTTTGGTATTTATCAAATTCATCTTATGGTTATGAAAAACAATTTGAAGTAAAAGGAACAAATAAAAAAGTTTCTATTCCAAAAATTGATTTTAATTCTTATGAATTAGTTTTTATTCAAGGTGCAAATCCAGTTATTTCTCATCCAAATACTAAAAAAGTTATTGAAGGTTTAAAAAATCCATTTGTGGTATATTTTGGAACAACATACAATGATACATGTGAATATGCTGATTTGATAATTCCTTCAAGTTCATTTTTATCAAAAAAAGATGTTAGATTATCTTATGGACATGAATTAAAAGCTATTTCAGAAGTTGTAGAAGAAAAAAATCCACAAACTATAAGTGAATATGAATTGACAAACTATTTACTTGAAAAGTTTAGTTTTGAAAAATTAAAAGATGAAGATGAAATAATTTCATATTATATAAATCATAAACCAAAAGTTGAAGAGTTTGAGACATTTGAATTTTTAGATGAACTTGATATCGAGCCACTTTACAAAGAGAAAACTTCTGAGAATTTTTATTTAATAACTGCAAAAAATAAAAACTCTTTAAATTCTCAGTTTGCAAATGACGATTTTGTTTATTTACATTCAAGTTCTAATTTTAAAGAAGAAGATGAAGTTCTTATCTCTTCAAAATATGGAAGTGCAAAATTTATTGTGAAAATAGATGATAATATAAAAGATAATTGTGCATTTTTTTACGCTGGAAATAAAAATGTAAACTATCTAACTCCAAATGATGAAGACGAGAGTTCATTTTCAGCTATGTATCAAGAAGTATTGGTGGAAATTGAACTATCGTAA
- a CDS encoding HlyD family efflux transporter periplasmic adaptor subunit: MKIVWLCLLFISSIFANEYYAKLEPIESYEVKSAVSGKVIFSNSKLEGSKANNSVVIEIDSVVNKVELEQSRNKLKYIDEMLKIENNNYNRLNQVSSKSEFEKDTQKLKVINLESSKADMIIKIEGLKDTISNKKLIEKSNYIYNISVKEGDYVNPGTLLYEAKDLSKGKLEIFVPIASINEIKNKEIYLDGEKSDVKISKIYDVADSVNISSYKVELVLDNVDNFSRLVKIEFK; this comes from the coding sequence ATGAAAATAGTATGGCTTTGTTTATTATTTATAAGTTCTATATTCGCAAATGAATATTATGCAAAATTAGAACCAATTGAAAGTTATGAAGTAAAATCAGCAGTTTCTGGAAAAGTAATATTTTCAAACTCTAAGCTTGAGGGTTCAAAAGCTAATAATTCTGTAGTTATTGAGATTGATTCAGTTGTAAATAAAGTAGAGTTAGAACAATCAAGAAATAAATTAAAATATATTGATGAGATGTTAAAAATCGAAAATAATAATTACAATAGATTAAATCAAGTATCTTCAAAATCAGAGTTTGAAAAAGACACACAAAAATTAAAAGTTATTAATTTAGAGTCTTCAAAGGCTGATATGATAATTAAAATAGAGGGTTTAAAAGATACTATTTCAAATAAAAAATTGATTGAAAAATCAAATTATATCTATAATATATCTGTAAAAGAGGGGGATTATGTAAATCCTGGAACTTTATTGTATGAAGCTAAAGATTTATCAAAAGGAAAACTAGAGATTTTTGTTCCAATTGCATCAATAAATGAGATAAAAAATAAAGAGATATATTTAGATGGTGAAAAAAGTGATGTTAAAATTTCTAAGATTTATGATGTAGCTGATTCTGTAAATATCTCATCTTATAAAGTTGAATTGGTTTTAGATAATGTAGATAATTTTTCAAGGTTGGTGAAAATTGAATTCAAATAA